The Eubalaena glacialis isolate mEubGla1 chromosome 3, mEubGla1.1.hap2.+ XY, whole genome shotgun sequence nucleotide sequence GGCTGCCACCGGGCGAGAACATCGACGACTGGATCGCCGTGCACGTGGTGGACTTCTTCAACCGCATCAACCTCATCTACGGTACCATGGCCGAGCGCTGCAGCGAGACCAGCTGCCCGGTCATGGCCGGCGGGCCCCGCTACGAGTACCGCTGGCAGGACGAGCGCCAGTACCGGCGGCCGGCCAAGCTCTCGGCGCCGCGCTACATGGCGTTGCTCATGGACTGGATTGAGGGACTCATCAACGACGAGGATGTCTTTCCCACGCGCGTGGGTGAGTGCCGCCTGGCAGGCAGGTCAGGCCtggccagggaggaagggagccAGCGGGGCCCATCGCGCAGATGAGGCATTTAGCTTGATACGGCCATGTTGTAGaagaggaaacggaggctcagggAGATCGTGTCTGCTCAAGATAAGGCATCTTGAGCTAGGGCGGCCTGGCTCCCAGTTTGGGGCCTCTTTTTGTCTGAAGCTTGAGTGTCCCTCCAGGGAACACCCTGGCAAGACCACTATGAGTCTCAAAACCTTCCAGAACAAGTGCCTCAAGGTGCTCCTAGCAGGTCGCCCTGCTTGGGCTAATCTGACTTGCTGCCTCCTGGGAGTCCCCTCTGATTCCTGGCcccaggaaagggaagggggtggggcccCATGGGGGCCAGACGGTATCTCCTCCTCAGTGGGCTCTGAAGGCAGAATTTTCCCTTGTCAAGCCCAACCCATGGAGCCTTTTCTTTTCTCAGCTGGGCAGCCTGGGCAGGTGAGGGTGAGGAGAGGAGGTGAATGATGTCATCCTGGCCCGGCTTCCCCACCCAAGGGCAGCAAGAGATGGTATTGGCTCAGGAGCTGAGCAGGCATGACCCTGTGTTCATCACAGCAGCCCCGCCCCACCTGGCCTCCTGTTCATCTGTGTTAAGGCTATGGGAATCAGAGATGGGTGGGGCAGGGTGGTCAGGCCTGGAGGGGAGAAGTCTGAATGCTGAGGGCCTTGAGTCACAAATCAGTGCCCACGCCCCTCCCCAGTCGGTGGCCTTCCATTTCCTGCACTATCATGTCCAACATGGGTATCTTCATTTCACATGAGAGGAAACAGGCCGAGAGAGGGACAGTGCACTGAATCAGGAGGGACTCAGAACCAGCTCAGGTCTCTTGAGGCCCAGGGCCCCACGTCTAGATGGACAGGACAAGTCTGAGGGACCTGGGCTGGGCCTGGAAGGGCTCACAGGGAGACAGGGCTCAGCCCCACCCGAGAGCAGTGAGGAAGGGGAAGGGCCTCATGGAGTGGGGTGAGTCAGTGTGGGCCTGCGTCTGAGCGCTTGTTCCCTTCTAGCCTTCACCCCCAGGCCTGTGAGATCCCAGGTGCCTGTACCTTAATCCTGGGATGGCTCTGCCACAGCAGAGAAGAGGGTGTAGCCACCAAGATCTCCACCGTGAGCATGGGGGACTGTACAGAAATTGTGCCTTTTTCACAGGTCCTGGACCTTCTCTCTGGCAGGGTCTGTGGCATTTTTCCCTGAGGGGTGCTGCAGTGCAGTGCAAAGAGGGCTTGAATCCTGCCTCCAGTCTGTACTAATTAAtagttgtgtggccttgggcaagtggtTCCACATTTATGCACCTCTGTTTTATCATATCTAGAATGGCTGCCATACCCATTATCATACCAGGCTAAAGGTGCAAAggacccagcacagggcctggctcacAGATGGAAGGTTCTTGTAAGTCTTATTGACTATTTGAAGGACTGAGAGATATACGAACTTGTTCATGAAGATTTAGTAATTCTCAGGATTGGCGTCTGGGGCCTGCCGTGTGAATGTTGCGAAGGAGAAGGAGTCGGTAGGGCTGGAGAGGCAAGTCAGGATCAGATCATGAAAAGCCTTGAGCAGGCACCATGCTGGGAAGTTAGGACTCAATCCTGAAggcccatatttttaaaaatggacccCAGATATTGATGAACTCCCCTTGGAATTGCATCCAAGGGTGTTGTGTGCGAGCACCTACAGATGCACATGTTTCTGGGGAGAGTTTTGGCATAACTTCCATTATAGTCTAAGACGGGTTGGTCAGTGACCCAACAAAGTTGCAGAGTCCTGTTCAGGGTGATGGGAAAATCAGAAGACGATTTGTATTTCAGCAGAGGAGAGGCACAGTGCTTCATTAAAAAGGGAAGTATGGGAGAAAGCAAACCTTGATCTCTGTTTCCCACAGGGAAGTGTGCTAGGGAAGAGGCCATCTTGGGCAAAGGCTGCCTGTGTAGGGGAGGGCAGGGTTGGGCAGAGTTTCATCATCAGATTGCTGATGCCCCATATCTGCCCATCCCGCCCCCTAGGAGTTCCCTTCCCCAAGAACTTCCAGCAGGTCTGCACCAAGATCCTGACCCGCCTCTTCCGCGTCTTTGTGCATGTCTACATCCACCACTTCGACAGCATTCTCAGCATGGGGGCCGAGGCGCACGTCAACACCTGTTACAAGCACTTCTATTACTTCATCCGCGAGTTCAGCCTGGTGGACCAGCGGGAGCTGGAGCCACTGGTGAGGCCAAgcccccactgccctcccccaccagggCTAGCCTCTGAGTTTTCAGATCCGAAGGCTACCTGCTTTAAGAATATCCAAGTGGATATGTTAGGGGACCGCAATTCATTTAACAATGGATTTTGTACTTTAATAGTGACTTCATTCAAGTATCAGTTTACAAACAACAGATCTGCAGCCTGGAGTTGGGAGGCGGTGGTGGCGGGAAGGGGCCAGGCTCAGGCAGAAGAGTAGCCGGGCCCTGTGGTTTGGAAACGGGCTGCCTGGCAGGTTGAGCTCTGACTGACCCCTCCCCACCTTGTGTCTCTGCAGAGGGAGATGACAGAGCGGATCTGTCACTGAGCCCAGACCTGGACCTTGTTGCCCATCAGATGGACCATCTGAACACAGAGTGGCCAGGGAGGGGACCCTCAGAAGTCTGGTAGCAGAGGGACCTGAAGGCCCTGgggcccctccacacacacaaagCCCCTGGACTTCTGGTTCTCAGGAGTCTGCCCACATGTGCCCCTGACTGTTTGTGAGTGGAGCAGGGAAGAGCTTAAAGGTGGG carries:
- the MOB3C gene encoding MOB kinase activator 3C, with amino-acid sequence MALCLKQVFAKDKTFRPRKRFEPGTQRFELYKKAQASLKSGLDLRSVVRLPPGENIDDWIAVHVVDFFNRINLIYGTMAERCSETSCPVMAGGPRYEYRWQDERQYRRPAKLSAPRYMALLMDWIEGLINDEDVFPTRVGVPFPKNFQQVCTKILTRLFRVFVHVYIHHFDSILSMGAEAHVNTCYKHFYYFIREFSLVDQRELEPLREMTERICH